Below is a window of Corynebacterium kalinowskii DNA.
CCGTCATGCTCCGCATGCCACTGCACCCAGTAGCCATCGAGCTGCTGCGTGAGACGGGCCCGATGGCAGTGTCCTCGGCAAATATCTCCGGCAGCACTCCACCGACCACAGCGATCGCCGCGAAGCAGCAGTTGGGGAACGCGGTTAACGTCTACCTCGATGGTGGCGAGTGCGCGGTGGGCAAGCCATCGTCCATCGTGGATCTCTCCGGCGAGCATCCAAAGCTACTCCGCGAAGGCGCCATCACCGCGGCAGAGATTGCCGAAGTTTTGGGAGTGGAACCAGAGAGCCTGCGCTAGCAATGGGAACCGGGGCAGTGGGCGTACCGCTGCGAGAGATTGCACTGGTCATCGTCGTCGCAGCAGCGGTAACTTTCCTGACCACCGGAATTATTCGGTACATCATGGTGCGCTTTGGGAAGCTTTCCGAAATCCGCGAACGTGATGTCCATACCGTGCCCAAGCCACGCCTGGGCGGGGTAGCGATGTTTTCCGGATTCTTGTCAGCGGTCTATCTTGCTGGGCAGCTGCCTGCGCTCACTCGAGGATTCAAACCAGTTACCCCAGAAATGGATGCGGTGGTGTGGGCCGGGTTCATCATCGTGTTAGTGGGCGTGCTCGATGACATCTTCGAACTCGATGCCGTCACCAAGCTGTTCGGGCAGCTCGCCGGTGCGGTTGTGATGAGTCTGTTGGGCCTGTCCTGGACCCTGTTGTACTTGCCTGTCGACGGCGGCACGACGCTCGTGCTCGACCAAGTCCAGTCTACTGTCTTGACAACGGTGTTCACGGTCATGCTGATCAATGCGATTAACTTTGTCGACGGCCTGGACGGTCTGGCCGCTGGGCTTGGGATGATCGCGGCCCTGGCGATCCTGGCATTTTCGCTGACCGTCCTCTACGACCAAGGGGGCACTGTCTCCGCCTATCCGCCGGCCATCATTGCCGCGGCACTCGTCGGGATGTGCTTTGGTTTCCTGCCGCACAACTTTGAGCCCGCCCGCATCTTCATGGGGGATTCCGGCTCGATGCTCATCGGCCTGATGCTTGCTGCTGCGGCGACCTCGGCTTCCGGCAAGATCAACATGAGTCTTTATGGCGCTGCGGACATCGTGGCCGTCATGTCGCCGATCATCGTCGTTGTCGCGGCGGTTTTTGTGCCGACCTTGGATCTGGTCATGGCGATCGTCCGCCGATTGTCCAAGGGGCAGTCGCCGTTCACAGCTGACAAGATGCACCTGCATCACCGGTTGCTAGCTCTGGGGCATTCGCATCGACATGTCGTGCTGGTTTTGTATGGTTGGGTTACCGTTGTTGCTTTCGGGGCTGTGGGCTTCACCGTATTCCCGGCTCGGGTCGCGTTGATTGGCATCGGCATCGGTATTGCGCTGGCGATTGTGTGGACCGTCATCCCGCTGCGTCGATCACGAGTGCGGTAGGGTAGCACCCGTGAAAAGTGAGTATGACGACCATAAGCGCCCATTGCTGCGCGCACTGAAGTACGGCTGGATCAGCCTGATCGTGGCCACCATCATTTCCCTCGCGGTGTGGGGTGCAATGCGAGACCTTCCCGGCATATGGGGGGTAGCGCTCGGCGCGTCGATAGGCGGCGGCTTCATGCTCCTGACAGTGCTGAGTGTTCTGGCAACCTCCAATACCACTGCAGCGACGACTGGTGCTGTCGTGCTTGGCAGTTGGCTGTTCAAAATCATCATTCTGCTGTTTGTGCTGTTCATTCTGCGCGGTCAGGATTTTTATGATCGTCTCGCTTTTGTCGTGACCGTGGTTCTCGCGCTGGTTGTCGTGCTCGCCAGTGAGGTGTGGGGCGTCATCACCACCAAGGTCACCTACGTTCAATAAACCGTTGTTTTTGTACCCCCGAATATGTCGAACTTCCATAGTTGTGATTCACCTTACAACTGGCGAAATCCCCGGTCACTGACTCTTTCTTTATTTGGGTGGGAAAAGGATATAACTACCCCCCACTTAACTTGGGTAAAACTCGATCAGTCCTGCTAGTGTGCTTAACGGGCAACCTCCATCATGATCCGCATGGCATTTCGAATGCGGGGAAGCGACTGGTGGTTTCTCCGCAGGTTCACTTTGATGATGTGCGACGGAGTCCAAAGTGAATCGGGACAGATTTTTAGACCTCCATCGCACCGCTTTTCCGAAAAAGCGGCCCGAACACGGGAGAGAACGCTGAGCGTTACAACTTTGTCCATGAAGGGTGAGTTTCACGCACCTAATCTGGACCATGAACTTTTCCCGGGGCATGTGACTAGTGACGGAAATGTCGTGGGCCTGTGGCTCACCGATATCGCCAACAACTGGTTCGTACTTGATCGTCTGATGCTGATTCGTCTTCTGATGACTCTCATCCTCGCGGTCTTTTTCGTTATCGCAATGCGAAGCCCGAAGCTCATCCCTTCTGGCATGCAGAACTTTGCAGAACTCTGCCTTGACTTCGTGCGTATCCACATCGCCGAGGACATCCTTGGAAAGAAGGAGGGTCGTCGGTTCCTTCCGGTTATCGCGACCATCTTCTTCCTGGTCCTCTTCATGAATGCGCCGACCGTCATTCCTGGTTTGAACATCTCGCCAAACGTACGTATTGGTATGCCTCTCGTACTGGCACTGTTCGGCTACGTTGTCTTCATCTACGCCGGCGCCAAGCGCTACGGCTTCTTCAAGTACATGAAGTCCTCCGTGGTCATTCCAAACCTGCCACCACTGCTTCACATCCTGGTGGTTCCTCTTGAGTTCTTCTCAACGTTCATCATGCGACCTGCCACGCTGACCTTGCGTCTCATGGCGAACATGCTGGCTGGTCACGTCATTCTGGTACTGCTGTTTTCTGCCACGAACTTCTTCTTCTGGCAGTTCAATGGCTGGACCGCAATGTCCGCCGTGACCATCCTGGCCGCGATTGCGTTCACGCTGTTCGAGATTCTGGTCGTCTTCCTGCAGGCATACATTTTTGCCCTGCTGGTTGCCGTCTACATCGAGCTGTCGCTGCACGCAGACGAACACTAACCCCGCGGGGCTCGCAAGAGCTCCACACCTTCTGAAAATCAACACATACCATTCGCTTCTCGAGAAAATCTCGGAAGCACCCAGAAAGGGAACGACAACAATGAACGAACTGATCCTCGCTCAGGACGCTGCTGGCATGACCGGTAACATCGCCACCATCGGCTACGGCATCGCTACCATCGGCCCAGGCCTCGGCATCGGCATCCTCGTTGGTAAGGCTCTCGAGGGCATGGCACGCCAGCCAGAGATGGCCGGCCAGCTCCGTACCACCATGTTCCTGGGCATCGCTTTCGTTGAAGCTCTCGCCCTGATCGGCCTTGTCGCCGGCTTCATCCTTGTTTAATAGCAACAGACTTCGATAGCTATAGAAAGCACAAGGATTATGACGAACGTCATCACTTATCTCGCGGCCGAGGGAGGTGGACTGCCTCTCGAAAAGGGCAACTCCGCACTTCTTCCGGCTCCATACGACATCGTCTGGTCCCTCATTCCGCTCTTCGTCGTCCTGTTCATCTTCGGCAAGCTCGTACTGCCGAAGTTCCAGGAGGTCCTGGCTGAGCGTGAGGACCGGATCAAGGGGGGCATCCAGCGCGCAGAGGCTGCACAGGCCGAGGCAAAGGCTGCCCTTGAAAAGTACAATGCACAGCTCGCTGAGGCTCGCGCCGAGGCTGCTCAGATCCGTGAAGAAGCCCGTGAAAAGGGCAAGCAGATCATCGCTGAAATGCAGGCAGAGGCTGTTGAAAACAGCAACCGCATCATTGCAGCAGGCGAAAAGCAGCTCGAAGCACAGCGCCAGCAGGTTGTCAGTGAACTGCGTCAAGAAATGGGCCAGAACTCCATCAATCTGGCTGAGCGCCTCATCGGCGAGCAGCTGTCCGACAACGTTAAGCGTTCCGGAACGATCGATAAGTTCCTGTCCGAGCTCGACACTGTGGCTCCGGCCGGAAAGTAGGCGACATGCACGCAGCTAGCCGCGAAGCACTGACGAAGACCGGACAGACTCTGGATCAGTGGATCCAGAACTCTGACCAGGCGATCGCAGCTGCATCCCAAACCGGTGCTGAATTGTTTAGCATCGTTGAGGTTCTTGACGGCGACCGTGGCTTGCGTGTCGCTGTGGCAGATTCGTCTGTCACCGCTGAGCAGCGTTCGGGCCTGATGCGTGCTGTCTTCGATGGAAAGGTTTCCCAGATGACTCTGGACCTGGCCGTCGAAGCAGCCAAACTCATCTGGTCTACTCCCCGCGAGTTCCGTACGGGACTCGTAGAGCTGGGCCGCCGCGCCCTGCTTCGCTCTGCTGAAAAGCAGGGCCAGCTGAACCAGGTTGAAGATGAACTCTTCAGCCTTGGCCGCATCCTCAAGGATGAGCCACAGTTGGCACAGCTATTGGGAGACCGCAACACGAAGGCTGACCGCAAGCGCGAGCTTTTGGCCAATGTTCTCTACGGCAAGGTAACTGCCGTTACGGAGACGCTGGCTAAGCAGGCAGTCGGACGCGCAGAGGCAAACCCAATCGACGACCTGGTAGCCCTTGCCGGTACCGCAGCTGCGCTGCGTGGCAAGGAAGTTGCAGTAGTCGCCTCGGCGGAGCCACTGGACGCGATTCAGGCTGATCAACTGGCAGCCAAACTGAGCCGAATTTACGGTCGTGAGATGAGCATCCACACTGAGGTTGATCCCAGCCTCCTCGGTGGACTGGTCATCCGCGTTGGCGACGAAGTAATCGACGGAAGCACCTCGGGCAAGCTCGAGAAGCTCCGCACGAGCCTCGTCTAAACACGACTAATAGAAGACATAAATTGCTGGAAGAAACAACCGAGAGCAGGAAGAACATGGCGGAGCTGACGATCTCCTCCGATGAGATCCGTAGCGCGATTGCGAACTACACCTCGAGCTACTCCCCGGAGGCCTCCCGTGAGGAGGTCGGCGTGGTCATTTCGGCAGCTGACGGTATTGCCCAGGTTTCTGGTCTGCCGTCTGTTATGGCGAATGAGCTGCTCGAGTTCCCGAACGGCGTCATCGGCGTCGCACAGAACCTCGATACTGACCGTATCGGCGTTGTAATTTTGGGTAACTACGAGACTCTTACCGAGGGCGACGAAGTAAAGCGGACCGGCGAGGTCCTTTCCATTCCGGTCGGAGATGCATTCCTCGGCCGCGTAATGAACCCACTGGGTATGCCAATCGATGGCCTTGGCGCCATCGAGAAGGAAGAAGATCGCGTACTGGAACTGCAGGCACCTTCCGTGCTGCAGCGCCAGCCGGTCGAAGAACCACTGGCAACCGGTATCAAAGCCATCGATGCGATGACCCCAATCGGTCGTGGTCAGCGCCAGCTGATCATTGGTGACCGTAAGACTGGTAAGACTGCAGTCTGCATCGATACCATCCTGAACCAGAAGGCAAACTGGGAGTCCGGCGACGTTGACAAGCAGGTTCGCTGCATCTATGTCGCTATTGGTCAGAAGGGCTCGACCATTGCCGCAGTTCGCAAGACCCTCGAAGAGCACGGCGCTCTGGAGTACACCACCATCGTGGCAGCTCCAGCCTCTGACTCCGCCGGCTTCAAGTGGCTCGCACCATTCGCAGGTGCAGCACTGGGTCAGCACTGGATGTACCAGGGCAAGCATGTCCTGGTCATTTACGATGATCTGACCAAGCAGGCAGAAGCCTACCGTGCGATTTCCCTGCTGCTGCGCCGCCCACCAGGCCGCGAAGCATACCCAGGCGACGTGTTCTACCTGCACTCCCGTCTGTTGGAGCGTGCTGCAAAGCTTTCCGACGACATGGGCAAGGGCTCCATGACGGCACTGCCGATCATCGAGACGAAGGCAAACGACGTTTCTGCCTTCATTCCTACCAACGTGATTTCCATTACCGACGGCCAGGTCTTCCTCGAGTCCGACCTGTTCAACCAGGGTGTTCGCCCAGCAATTAACGTCGGTGTGTCTGTTTCCCGTGTTGGTGGCGCTGCTCAGACCAAGGGTATGAAGAAGGTTGCAGGTTCCCTGCGTCTTGACCTCGCTTCTTACCGTGACCTCGAAGCATTCGCTGCGTTCGCTTCTGACCTGGATGCTGCATCCAAGGCTCAGCTGCAGCGTGGTCAGCGCCTGGTCGAGCTGCTCAAGCAGTCCGAGAACTCTCCTCAGCCAGTGGAATACCAGATTGTTTCCATCTTCTTGGCTGGCGAAGGCCACTTCGATAACGTTCCCGTCGAAGATGTCCGTCGCTTCGAAGTAGAGCTCCAGGACTACCTGAAGCAGCACGCTGCAGGTGTCTACGAGCAGATCGCCGGCGGTGCTGCACTGTCCGACGAGTCCAAGCA
It encodes the following:
- a CDS encoding MraY family glycosyltransferase, whose amino-acid sequence is MGTGAVGVPLREIALVIVVAAAVTFLTTGIIRYIMVRFGKLSEIRERDVHTVPKPRLGGVAMFSGFLSAVYLAGQLPALTRGFKPVTPEMDAVVWAGFIIVLVGVLDDIFELDAVTKLFGQLAGAVVMSLLGLSWTLLYLPVDGGTTLVLDQVQSTVLTTVFTVMLINAINFVDGLDGLAAGLGMIAALAILAFSLTVLYDQGGTVSAYPPAIIAAALVGMCFGFLPHNFEPARIFMGDSGSMLIGLMLAAAATSASGKINMSLYGAADIVAVMSPIIVVVAAVFVPTLDLVMAIVRRLSKGQSPFTADKMHLHHRLLALGHSHRHVVLVLYGWVTVVAFGAVGFTVFPARVALIGIGIGIALAIVWTVIPLRRSRVR
- the atpB gene encoding F0F1 ATP synthase subunit A; amino-acid sequence: MKGEFHAPNLDHELFPGHVTSDGNVVGLWLTDIANNWFVLDRLMLIRLLMTLILAVFFVIAMRSPKLIPSGMQNFAELCLDFVRIHIAEDILGKKEGRRFLPVIATIFFLVLFMNAPTVIPGLNISPNVRIGMPLVLALFGYVVFIYAGAKRYGFFKYMKSSVVIPNLPPLLHILVVPLEFFSTFIMRPATLTLRLMANMLAGHVILVLLFSATNFFFWQFNGWTAMSAVTILAAIAFTLFEILVVFLQAYIFALLVAVYIELSLHADEH
- a CDS encoding ATP synthase F0 subunit C, whose amino-acid sequence is MNELILAQDAAGMTGNIATIGYGIATIGPGLGIGILVGKALEGMARQPEMAGQLRTTMFLGIAFVEALALIGLVAGFILV
- a CDS encoding F0F1 ATP synthase subunit B; translated protein: MTNVITYLAAEGGGLPLEKGNSALLPAPYDIVWSLIPLFVVLFIFGKLVLPKFQEVLAEREDRIKGGIQRAEAAQAEAKAALEKYNAQLAEARAEAAQIREEAREKGKQIIAEMQAEAVENSNRIIAAGEKQLEAQRQQVVSELRQEMGQNSINLAERLIGEQLSDNVKRSGTIDKFLSELDTVAPAGK
- a CDS encoding F0F1 ATP synthase subunit delta: MHAASREALTKTGQTLDQWIQNSDQAIAAASQTGAELFSIVEVLDGDRGLRVAVADSSVTAEQRSGLMRAVFDGKVSQMTLDLAVEAAKLIWSTPREFRTGLVELGRRALLRSAEKQGQLNQVEDELFSLGRILKDEPQLAQLLGDRNTKADRKRELLANVLYGKVTAVTETLAKQAVGRAEANPIDDLVALAGTAAALRGKEVAVVASAEPLDAIQADQLAAKLSRIYGREMSIHTEVDPSLLGGLVIRVGDEVIDGSTSGKLEKLRTSLV
- the atpA gene encoding F0F1 ATP synthase subunit alpha produces the protein MAELTISSDEIRSAIANYTSSYSPEASREEVGVVISAADGIAQVSGLPSVMANELLEFPNGVIGVAQNLDTDRIGVVILGNYETLTEGDEVKRTGEVLSIPVGDAFLGRVMNPLGMPIDGLGAIEKEEDRVLELQAPSVLQRQPVEEPLATGIKAIDAMTPIGRGQRQLIIGDRKTGKTAVCIDTILNQKANWESGDVDKQVRCIYVAIGQKGSTIAAVRKTLEEHGALEYTTIVAAPASDSAGFKWLAPFAGAALGQHWMYQGKHVLVIYDDLTKQAEAYRAISLLLRRPPGREAYPGDVFYLHSRLLERAAKLSDDMGKGSMTALPIIETKANDVSAFIPTNVISITDGQVFLESDLFNQGVRPAINVGVSVSRVGGAAQTKGMKKVAGSLRLDLASYRDLEAFAAFASDLDAASKAQLQRGQRLVELLKQSENSPQPVEYQIVSIFLAGEGHFDNVPVEDVRRFEVELQDYLKQHAAGVYEQIAGGAALSDESKQALISGTEDFKRIFVTTDGTPVVGEPEEAALAEGDLGKEKLTVSRKVKK